The following are encoded together in the Asticcacaulis sp. genome:
- a CDS encoding bifunctional folylpolyglutamate synthase/dihydrofolate synthase: MTDRLLPFDAPLERLKALHPKLIDLNLDRMLGVCEALGRPQDRLPPVVHVAGTNGKGSTIALLRAMAEAQGLRVHVYTSPHLVHFAERIRLAGTLIDEDYLAYCLNRVETANAGQPLTFFESTTAAAFLAFSETPADLLLLETGLGGRLDATNIIAHPKLTIITPIDYDHQAFLGNDLATIARQKAGIFKSGTPALSARQPDEAAQALEWQALKHSISLTSMGQGIDAWREGDRLIFQDEDALYDLPLPALAGAHQIENAGLAIKAALMLGLSTEAIETGLKTAQWPGRLQALKAGPLYEALGNTASELWLDGGHNPHAARALRDFIDRQQARDPKPLHLICGLINTKDAVEFFGHFAGLEAHIHCVGFSSEAAIPPAELATAAQGKGLEASVAASPLDAIKSLPPELVRVLICGSLYLVGDCLALSEDTWPR; this comes from the coding sequence ATGACCGACCGCCTACTGCCCTTCGACGCGCCGCTTGAGCGCCTGAAAGCCCTGCATCCCAAGCTGATCGACCTCAATCTCGACCGGATGCTGGGCGTCTGCGAAGCGCTGGGCCGACCGCAGGACAGACTGCCGCCGGTTGTTCATGTCGCCGGCACCAATGGCAAGGGCTCGACCATCGCTTTGCTGCGCGCCATGGCCGAGGCGCAGGGCTTGCGCGTTCATGTCTATACCTCGCCGCATCTGGTGCATTTCGCCGAACGCATCCGTCTGGCCGGCACCCTGATCGATGAGGACTATCTGGCCTATTGCCTGAACCGCGTCGAAACCGCCAATGCCGGGCAACCCCTGACTTTCTTCGAATCGACCACCGCCGCCGCCTTTCTAGCTTTTTCCGAAACGCCCGCTGACCTGCTCCTGCTGGAAACCGGTCTCGGTGGCCGGCTCGACGCCACCAATATCATCGCCCATCCGAAACTGACGATCATCACCCCTATCGACTATGATCATCAGGCTTTCCTCGGCAATGATCTGGCGACGATCGCGCGCCAGAAGGCGGGCATCTTCAAGAGCGGCACACCCGCCCTGAGCGCCCGCCAACCGGACGAAGCGGCCCAGGCACTGGAATGGCAGGCGCTGAAACACAGCATTTCCCTCACCAGCATGGGGCAGGGCATTGACGCCTGGCGTGAAGGCGACCGGCTGATCTTCCAGGATGAGGATGCGCTGTATGACCTGCCGCTGCCGGCGCTGGCCGGTGCGCACCAGATCGAAAACGCCGGACTGGCCATCAAGGCCGCATTGATGCTGGGCCTTTCTACGGAGGCTATCGAAACCGGCCTGAAAACCGCGCAATGGCCGGGTCGTCTGCAAGCGCTTAAGGCCGGCCCTTTGTATGAGGCGCTCGGCAACACCGCGTCCGAACTGTGGCTGGACGGCGGGCACAATCCCCATGCCGCACGAGCCTTGCGCGACTTTATCGACCGCCAGCAGGCGCGTGATCCGAAGCCGCTGCATCTCATCTGTGGACTGATCAATACCAAGGATGCCGTTGAATTCTTCGGTCATTTCGCCGGCCTTGAGGCGCATATCCACTGTGTCGGTTTCAGCAGCGAGGCCGCCATCCCCCCGGCCGAATTGGCCACCGCCGCGCAAGGCAAGGGCCTGGAAGCCAGCGTGGCTGCAAGCCCTCTCGATGCCATCAAATCGTTGCCGCCAGAGCTGGTCCGGGTACTGATCTGCGGCTCGCTCTATCTGGTGGGCGATTGCCTGGCGCTCTCGGAAGACACATGGCCACGTTGA
- a CDS encoding nucleotidyltransferase family protein, translating into MIPETAFILAAGLGTRMRPLTDDRPKALVEVGGRTLIDHMLDRLSAAGAKRFVVNVHYFADRLEAHLQARTDLDILISDERDALLETGGGLKKARPLLGEAPIWVANIDSVWRESAPDGTALKALCDQWNPDEMDATLLVTAMETSHGFDGPGDFFMEDGRLAFRNDAASAPWNYMGVHITRPQIVDSEPEGAFSLSRIWRRLASEGRLHGTVFTGEWMHVGDPAARDFAEARLKA; encoded by the coding sequence GTGATCCCTGAAACCGCATTTATCCTTGCCGCCGGTCTGGGCACTCGTATGCGTCCGCTCACTGACGATCGCCCGAAGGCGCTGGTCGAGGTTGGCGGCCGCACCCTGATCGACCATATGCTCGATCGCCTGAGCGCGGCAGGCGCGAAGCGATTCGTGGTCAATGTCCATTATTTCGCCGACCGGCTGGAAGCGCATCTGCAGGCGCGAACCGATCTCGACATCCTTATTTCGGATGAGCGTGACGCCTTGCTGGAAACCGGCGGCGGCCTGAAAAAGGCGCGGCCCTTGCTGGGAGAGGCCCCCATCTGGGTCGCCAATATCGACAGCGTCTGGCGGGAAAGCGCGCCGGACGGCACGGCGCTCAAGGCCCTGTGCGATCAGTGGAACCCGGACGAGATGGATGCCACGCTTCTGGTTACCGCCATGGAGACCAGTCACGGTTTCGATGGGCCGGGCGACTTTTTCATGGAAGACGGTCGGCTGGCCTTCCGCAATGATGCAGCCTCGGCTCCGTGGAACTATATGGGTGTGCATATCACCAGACCGCAGATCGTCGACAGCGAACCGGAAGGCGCATTTTCCCTGTCGCGTATCTGGCGACGGCTGGCGTCTGAAGGCCGGCTGCACGGCACGGTTTTCACCGGCGAATGGATGCACGTCGGTGATCCGGCGGCGCGTGATTTCGCCGAGGCACGGCTCAAGGCATGA
- the addA gene encoding double-strand break repair helicase AddA — MNAQNPNAQNIAADPKASAFLTANAGSGKTSTLVNRVARLLLNGAGPERILCVTYTKAAAAEMQERLFDQLGKWAIRSDDDLSADLERIDESPHDLARARALFARALETPGGLKIQTLHGFCEKLLRRFPLEAGLSPAFQVLDDLIGGELAAKASADLLTLEAAEFSVTTEARDRLIRKLKVSGFERLLSQFIHQHDDLKAAFEALMTRQKNWALGIFQSMGLEELTSPDEVISDYENSLYWPGIENLARSMATTDGAYNQKTGAKLLAVIEAHNAGRFDIQDWYKCFYTDKGTFSSHTYSGKASEADKQELHRLAEAVPGVMDRQRAAEIAGNTLDALLLFHAFSNIYQSRKAGEGALDFQDLINKAKDLLSRGNMASWVLFKLDGGLEHILVDEAQDTSEDQWVIVKSLAEDFFSGLGQLGGQVRDAQLRTVFAVGDEKQSIYGFQGARPDKFAEARQYFIGRAVAAGQSPRVPELILSYRTLPEILGFVDAVYDAQDLSHALTLDYNHVITHEAFRLKEKGLVELWPQVQPIDAPETTADDVDIAPVDAGTRDPAAKRLARQLAATIRSEIEQGRVVFNKKGDARPLHAGDVLILVRKRDALFEHIIRELKMAGVPVSGADRLKLGDHIAFQDLRALMRFCLQPNDNLSLACVLRSPLCDLSEDDLYTLAQGREGTLWGRLRDHPETEGRFAEARAFLHWALGTARDQTAFDFLARVLNRRDGGGRSIKQRFLTRLGDECEDVLEETLALALKGEGIGLNGLSACLDLFEFRAAQIKREQEEGGRSVRVMTVHGSKGLEAPWVILPIGPQHTSASKDDLLLRGEDGGLYLCANGRKGDTAGISEIRAAKSLKDEQEGLRLLYVALTRARDRLTLCGYAGKKTPKGVAFDPWYDLLCHAFDKLEHSVEAMPLKAPFDDLEQANTAVIRLYGQRSATLAAEAAITPPEVILPGFVTRIVAQTEVDLERGRERWAAISQMGDEDREDEERAPSPLESQNGLGRYRRGNLIHKLFEILPDIAPEKRDEMAARYLDRQPDLNASQRREMAGAVMAVLTDSRFAEAFGPDSRPEVALAGSIGKSVRGDAIMLSGRIDRLVVTPDRVVIIDYKSNRPAPDRAEDAAIAYQRQMAGYVALLRQIYPQKTVEAALLWTDGPKLTPLSEALVNLRLDEILVR; from the coding sequence ATGAACGCGCAAAACCCGAACGCCCAGAATATCGCCGCCGATCCGAAAGCCTCGGCCTTCCTGACCGCCAATGCCGGATCAGGCAAGACCTCCACGCTTGTGAACCGCGTGGCCCGTCTGCTGCTGAATGGCGCCGGGCCGGAGCGCATCCTCTGCGTCACCTACACCAAGGCCGCCGCCGCCGAAATGCAGGAGCGCCTGTTCGATCAACTCGGCAAGTGGGCGATCCGCAGCGATGACGACCTGAGTGCCGATCTGGAACGCATCGATGAGTCGCCGCACGACCTGGCCCGCGCGCGCGCCTTGTTCGCCAGGGCGCTGGAAACGCCCGGCGGTTTGAAAATCCAGACCCTGCATGGCTTCTGCGAAAAGCTGCTGCGCCGCTTTCCGCTGGAGGCCGGGCTTTCCCCTGCCTTTCAGGTGCTGGACGACCTGATCGGCGGCGAACTGGCAGCCAAGGCGTCCGCCGATCTATTGACCCTTGAGGCGGCGGAATTTAGCGTCACCACCGAAGCCCGTGACCGATTGATCCGTAAACTGAAGGTTTCCGGTTTCGAGCGGCTGCTGTCACAATTTATCCACCAGCATGATGATCTCAAGGCAGCGTTCGAGGCCCTGATGACGCGGCAAAAGAACTGGGCGCTCGGCATTTTCCAGAGCATGGGGCTGGAAGAGCTGACCTCACCGGATGAGGTTATTTCCGATTATGAAAACAGCCTCTACTGGCCAGGGATAGAAAACCTGGCGCGCTCCATGGCGACGACGGACGGCGCCTACAATCAGAAAACCGGCGCCAAACTGCTGGCCGTGATCGAGGCGCATAATGCCGGCCGTTTCGATATTCAAGACTGGTACAAGTGCTTCTATACCGACAAGGGCACCTTCAGCAGCCATACCTATTCCGGCAAGGCCAGCGAGGCGGACAAACAGGAACTGCATCGCCTTGCTGAGGCCGTGCCGGGGGTGATGGACCGCCAGCGTGCGGCGGAAATCGCCGGCAATACGCTCGATGCCCTGCTGCTCTTCCATGCCTTCAGCAACATCTATCAGAGCCGCAAAGCCGGCGAAGGCGCGCTTGATTTCCAGGATCTGATCAACAAGGCGAAAGACCTGTTGTCGCGCGGCAACATGGCAAGCTGGGTACTTTTCAAGCTCGATGGCGGGCTGGAACATATTCTCGTCGACGAGGCACAGGATACCTCGGAAGACCAGTGGGTGATCGTCAAATCCCTGGCCGAGGATTTCTTCAGCGGGCTTGGTCAGCTTGGGGGTCAGGTCAGAGACGCGCAGCTTCGCACGGTCTTTGCCGTGGGGGATGAAAAGCAGTCTATCTATGGCTTCCAGGGGGCGCGGCCGGACAAGTTCGCCGAAGCGCGCCAGTATTTCATCGGCCGGGCCGTCGCGGCGGGGCAAAGCCCGCGGGTGCCGGAACTGATCCTCTCCTATCGCACCCTCCCGGAAATCCTGGGTTTCGTCGATGCCGTATATGATGCGCAGGATCTCTCCCACGCCCTGACGCTCGATTATAACCACGTCATCACCCACGAAGCCTTCCGCCTGAAGGAAAAAGGACTGGTGGAACTGTGGCCGCAGGTCCAGCCGATCGACGCGCCAGAGACGACGGCGGATGATGTCGATATCGCCCCGGTCGATGCCGGGACGCGTGATCCGGCTGCGAAACGGCTGGCGCGACAACTGGCGGCGACCATCCGCAGCGAGATCGAGCAGGGCCGCGTCGTTTTCAACAAGAAAGGTGATGCGCGGCCGCTTCATGCCGGCGATGTGCTGATCCTGGTGCGCAAGCGCGACGCCCTGTTCGAGCATATCATCCGTGAACTGAAGATGGCCGGCGTGCCGGTTTCCGGCGCCGACCGGCTGAAGCTGGGAGACCATATCGCCTTCCAGGATCTGCGCGCCCTGATGCGCTTTTGTTTGCAGCCGAACGATAATCTCTCTCTGGCCTGCGTGCTGCGCTCGCCGTTATGCGACCTGAGCGAAGACGATCTCTACACCCTGGCGCAGGGCCGAGAAGGCACGCTGTGGGGACGCCTGCGCGATCATCCGGAGACGGAGGGCCGCTTTGCCGAGGCACGGGCCTTCCTGCACTGGGCGCTGGGAACAGCGCGTGATCAGACGGCATTCGATTTCCTGGCGCGCGTTCTTAATCGCCGCGATGGTGGGGGCCGCTCGATCAAGCAGCGTTTCCTGACGCGGCTGGGCGATGAGTGCGAGGATGTGCTGGAAGAAACCCTGGCCCTGGCGCTGAAGGGCGAAGGCATTGGGCTCAATGGTCTTTCCGCCTGCCTGGACCTGTTCGAGTTTCGGGCGGCACAGATCAAACGCGAACAGGAAGAAGGCGGCCGCAGCGTACGGGTTATGACCGTTCATGGCTCCAAGGGGTTGGAAGCGCCGTGGGTCATCCTGCCGATCGGACCGCAGCATACCAGCGCCAGCAAGGATGACCTATTGCTGCGTGGCGAGGATGGCGGCCTCTATCTCTGCGCCAATGGCCGCAAGGGCGATACCGCCGGCATCAGCGAAATCCGCGCGGCCAAATCCCTGAAGGACGAGCAGGAGGGCCTGCGCCTGCTTTACGTGGCCCTGACGCGCGCCCGCGACCGCCTGACGCTTTGCGGCTATGCCGGCAAGAAGACGCCGAAAGGCGTTGCCTTCGATCCCTGGTATGACCTGCTGTGCCATGCCTTCGATAAGCTGGAACACAGCGTGGAGGCCATGCCGCTGAAGGCACCCTTCGATGATCTGGAACAGGCAAACACCGCCGTGATCCGGCTCTATGGCCAGCGCTCGGCGACCTTAGCGGCCGAAGCCGCGATCACGCCGCCGGAGGTTATTTTGCCGGGTTTCGTGACCCGGATCGTGGCTCAGACCGAGGTCGATCTCGAGCGTGGGCGCGAGCGCTGGGCAGCGATTTCGCAGATGGGCGACGAGGACCGCGAAGACGAAGAACGTGCCCCCTCGCCGCTGGAATCGCAAAACGGCCTGGGTCGGTATCGCCGCGGCAACCTGATCCACAAGCTGTTTGAAATCCTGCCGGATATTGCCCCTGAAAAGCGCGATGAGATGGCGGCGCGCTATCTCGACCGCCAGCCAGATCTCAATGCCAGCCAGCGCCGTGAAATGGCCGGGGCGGTGATGGCCGTGCTGACTGATTCGCGCTTCGCCGAAGCCTTCGGACCGGATTCGCGTCCGGAAGTGGCCCTGGCCGGCAGTATCGGCAAATCCGTGCGAGGCGACGCCATCATGCTGTCCGGCCGCATCGACCGCCTGGTGGTGACGCCGGATCGCGTGGTGATCATCGATTACAAGTCCAATCGCCCGGCGCCTGATCGGGCTGAAGATGCCGCCATTGCCTATCAGCGGCAAATGGCCGGCTATGTCGCCCTGCTGCGCCAGATCTATCCGCAAAAGACTGTGGAAGCGGCCCTGCTATGGACCGACGGCCCCAAGCTGACGCCCTTAAGCGAGGCTTTAGTAAATCTCAGGCTTGATGAAATTCTCGTGCGTTGA
- a CDS encoding PD-(D/E)XK nuclease family protein translates to MLGDEGVRRLTDMLEEELTTTHLSPAQMALQRPLLPGMAREFIAFETERRAARPRLVIEQQGELKLATSLGDFTLTAKADRIEVRDDGVDILDFKTGQPPSAKAVAAGFYPQLTLTAAIIRHGGFASIAQEKPIGELLYVQVTPDRTATRNAVPKGEIATDLAEKALDGLRRRLEDYADPGKPYLSWTAPQYQKVRGGDYDHLARLYEWSVLGDEETSDEEVSE, encoded by the coding sequence GTGCTGGGCGATGAGGGCGTGCGCCGGCTGACGGACATGCTGGAGGAGGAACTGACCACGACACATCTGTCACCGGCGCAGATGGCCCTGCAAAGGCCGCTCCTGCCGGGCATGGCGCGGGAATTTATCGCCTTCGAGACCGAACGACGCGCCGCCCGCCCGCGTCTGGTGATCGAGCAGCAGGGCGAACTAAAACTGGCCACGTCCTTGGGGGACTTTACCCTGACGGCCAAGGCCGACCGCATCGAGGTGCGTGACGACGGCGTCGATATTCTCGATTTCAAGACCGGTCAGCCGCCTTCGGCCAAGGCGGTGGCGGCGGGCTTTTACCCGCAACTGACCCTGACCGCCGCCATTATCCGCCACGGCGGTTTTGCAAGCATTGCCCAGGAAAAACCGATCGGCGAATTGCTCTATGTCCAGGTGACCCCGGACAGAACGGCCACGCGTAATGCCGTGCCCAAAGGCGAAATCGCCACCGACCTGGCCGAGAAGGCGCTCGACGGTTTGCGCCGCCGGCTGGAGGATTATGCCGATCCGGGCAAGCCCTATCTGTCATGGACCGCGCCGCAATACCAGAAGGTGCGTGGCGGGGATTACGATCATCTGGCGCGGCTCTACGAATGGAGCGTGCTGGGCGACGAGGAAACGTCCGACGAGGAGGTTTCGGAATGA
- a CDS encoding acetyl-CoA carboxylase carboxyl transferase subunit beta, giving the protein MAMADKSDKGPKLPPAAKSAERRERGGWLSKIAPGISNFVGSKRETPENLWVKDPDTGDMIYRSDLEAALWVTPSGRHMRIGPKARMKFTFDDGQFESLPTPEVVEDPLHFSDGKPYKDRLKAARNATGERDVMAIGYGKVQGVDCIVLVQDFAFMGGSLGMAAGEGFIAAAKAAVERQVPLVVFTAAGGARMQEGALSLMQMARTTLAIQELKKAQLPYLVVLTDPTTGGVTASYAMLGDIHLAEPGALICFAGPRVIETTIREKLPEGFQRSEFLVEKGMVDRVVPRSELPEVLGALMSMLMSGKRKAA; this is encoded by the coding sequence ATGGCTATGGCTGACAAGTCCGACAAGGGCCCCAAATTGCCCCCCGCCGCAAAATCCGCCGAGCGCCGCGAACGGGGCGGCTGGCTGTCCAAGATCGCCCCCGGCATCTCCAATTTCGTCGGCAGCAAACGCGAAACGCCGGAAAACCTTTGGGTGAAAGACCCCGATACCGGCGACATGATCTACCGCTCCGACCTGGAAGCCGCCCTGTGGGTGACGCCGTCCGGTCGCCACATGCGCATTGGCCCCAAGGCGCGCATGAAATTCACCTTCGATGACGGCCAGTTCGAGAGCCTGCCGACACCGGAAGTGGTCGAAGATCCGCTGCATTTCTCTGATGGCAAGCCCTACAAGGACCGCCTGAAGGCCGCCCGCAACGCCACCGGCGAGCGCGACGTCATGGCGATTGGCTATGGCAAGGTTCAGGGCGTCGATTGTATTGTGCTCGTTCAGGATTTCGCCTTCATGGGCGGTTCGCTCGGCATGGCCGCCGGTGAAGGCTTTATCGCCGCCGCCAAGGCCGCCGTGGAGCGCCAGGTGCCGCTGGTCGTCTTCACCGCTGCCGGCGGCGCCCGGATGCAGGAAGGCGCTCTGTCGCTGATGCAGATGGCCCGCACGACCCTGGCCATTCAGGAACTGAAGAAGGCGCAACTGCCCTATCTCGTGGTCCTGACCGACCCGACCACCGGCGGCGTCACGGCCTCCTACGCCATGCTGGGTGATATCCACCTGGCTGAACCCGGCGCGTTGATCTGCTTTGCCGGCCCGCGCGTGATCGAGACCACCATCCGTGAAAAGCTGCCGGAAGGTTTCCAGCGCTCGGAATTCCTGGTGGAAAAAGGCATGGTCGATCGGGTCGTCCCGCGTTCCGAACTGCCGGAAGTGCTGGGTGCGCTGATGTCGATGCTGATGAGCGGCAAGCGTAAGGCGGCTTAG
- a CDS encoding phosphoribosylanthranilate isomerase, producing the protein MPTAVKICGIRTMDAAIAAINDSADFLGFIHFAKSPRHLTLNAMKDLILAIRSVNATIPLVSVVVNPENDLLETLRDEVKPDLIQLHGKETPQRVAEIAALTHLPLIKAISVSEKSDLDEAPLYEPYVEYMMFDAKPPKTADLPGGLGLSFDWTLMRHHAAVKPWFLAGGLSSETIGAAVKESGAPMLDISSGVESAPGVKDNALISGFLKAAKSL; encoded by the coding sequence ATGCCGACTGCGGTAAAAATTTGCGGAATTCGGACAATGGATGCGGCAATCGCCGCGATCAATGACAGCGCTGACTTTTTGGGCTTCATCCATTTCGCCAAAAGTCCGCGCCATTTGACGCTCAACGCCATGAAAGACCTGATCCTGGCGATTCGCAGCGTTAACGCTACCATTCCGCTTGTCAGCGTTGTCGTCAATCCGGAAAATGACCTGCTGGAAACGCTCCGGGACGAGGTAAAGCCCGACTTGATCCAGCTCCACGGCAAGGAGACGCCGCAGCGCGTGGCCGAGATCGCCGCGTTAACCCATTTGCCCCTGATCAAGGCAATCAGTGTCAGCGAAAAAAGCGACCTCGATGAGGCGCCCCTCTATGAGCCATATGTCGAATATATGATGTTCGACGCCAAGCCGCCGAAGACTGCGGACCTGCCGGGCGGCCTGGGCCTGAGCTTTGACTGGACGCTCATGCGTCATCACGCCGCAGTCAAACCCTGGTTTTTGGCCGGCGGGCTGTCATCCGAAACCATCGGCGCCGCCGTAAAAGAGTCCGGTGCGCCAATGCTGGATATCTCGTCCGGTGTCGAATCCGCGCCCGGCGTGAAGGACAATGCGCTGATTTCGGGCTTCCTAAAAGCGGCAAAGTCGCTATAA
- a CDS encoding phosphotransferase has product MSDRETLKQSFLATHDFGNAERHALPGDASTRRYERLVCPDGRRFMLMDQPPNDAVPCAPGDTPDERCAKGYYALARLSGGRLEAFVAVAQYLRAQGLSAPEIIAADTANGLLISEDLGDSLFVSLIEKGEAEAPLYLAAIEVQAKLHETAPPDILAGGWPLLVYDDLALKTGADVFTEWYPQYDRSTALTAQALTEWESLWAPRRKRAEAGASVFIHRDFHAENLIWLPERKGVARVGLIDFQDALRAHPSWDLLSLLQDARRNVSPALEAQCLEHYFTLRPQVDRVAFMRDYTALATLNAARILGVFARLVTRDNKPKYEAFIPRMWGHLKRNLATEGMEDLRGWFVHNGFGDHL; this is encoded by the coding sequence ATGAGCGACCGCGAAACCCTGAAACAATCCTTCCTGGCCACCCACGACTTTGGGAATGCCGAGCGCCATGCCTTGCCGGGCGATGCCTCGACGCGTCGTTATGAACGCCTGGTCTGCCCGGATGGCCGCCGCTTCATGCTGATGGACCAGCCACCGAACGATGCCGTGCCTTGCGCCCCCGGCGATACGCCGGATGAACGGTGCGCCAAGGGCTATTATGCCCTGGCCCGGCTGTCGGGTGGGCGTCTGGAAGCCTTTGTAGCCGTGGCGCAGTATCTGCGGGCGCAAGGGCTTTCCGCGCCGGAAATCATTGCGGCCGATACCGCCAATGGCCTGCTGATCAGCGAGGATTTGGGCGACAGCCTGTTTGTCTCGCTGATCGAAAAGGGCGAGGCTGAGGCGCCGCTCTATCTCGCGGCCATCGAGGTCCAGGCGAAACTGCATGAAACTGCTCCACCCGATATTCTGGCGGGTGGCTGGCCGCTGCTGGTCTATGACGATCTGGCGCTGAAAACCGGCGCGGATGTCTTTACCGAATGGTATCCGCAATATGATCGCTCTACCGCGTTGACCGCGCAGGCCCTGACTGAGTGGGAATCCCTGTGGGCGCCGCGCCGCAAGCGCGCCGAGGCCGGGGCCAGCGTATTTATTCATCGTGACTTCCATGCCGAAAACCTGATCTGGCTGCCGGAACGCAAAGGCGTAGCGCGGGTTGGCCTGATCGATTTCCAGGATGCCCTGCGCGCCCATCCGTCATGGGATCTGCTCTCCCTGTTGCAGGACGCCCGGCGAAATGTCTCTCCGGCGCTGGAGGCGCAGTGCCTCGAACACTATTTCACCCTGCGTCCGCAGGTCGACCGGGTAGCATTCATGCGCGACTATACCGCCCTGGCGACGCTGAACGCCGCGCGCATTCTCGGTGTCTTTGCCCGTCTGGTGACGCGCGACAACAAGCCAAAATATGAAGCCTTTATCCCGCGCATGTGGGGCCATCTGAAACGCAATCTCGCCACCGAAGGCATGGAAGACCTGCGCGGCTGGTTTGTGCACAATGGATTTGGAGACCATCTGTGA
- the trxA gene encoding thioredoxin — protein sequence MATHKITDESFEADVLKSDTPVLVDFWAEWCGPCKQIAPILEELADGLGGKVKIAKLNIEDSPMTPSRFGVRGIPTMMLFKNGQMTSMKVGAMPKAKLVEWLGENEIA from the coding sequence ATGGCGACGCATAAAATTACCGACGAAAGCTTTGAAGCCGACGTTCTGAAGTCCGACACGCCGGTCCTGGTCGATTTCTGGGCCGAATGGTGCGGCCCCTGTAAGCAGATCGCGCCGATTCTCGAAGAACTGGCCGATGGCCTGGGCGGCAAGGTGAAGATCGCCAAGCTCAATATCGAGGATTCGCCGATGACCCCGTCGCGCTTCGGCGTGCGCGGCATCCCGACCATGATGCTGTTCAAGAACGGCCAAATGACCTCGATGAAGGTCGGCGCCATGCCCAAGGCGAAGCTGGTCGAATGGCTTGGCGAGAACGAAATCGCCTAA
- the trpB gene encoding tryptophan synthase subunit beta gives MSDPVLRNSYSQPDARGRFGQFGGLYVPETLMPLVLELTQAWHDAKNDESFWAEYHSLMTHFVGRPSPLYFAERMTEHFGGAKIYFKREELNHTGAHKINNCIGQILLAKRMGRTRIIAETGAGQHGVASATVCARFDLPCTVYMGATDVERQKPNVFRMQLLGTTVSPVTNGQGTLKDAMNEALRDWVTNVHDTYYMIGTAAGMHPYPEMVREFQTVIGKETRTQILEREGRLPDAVIACVGGGSNAIGMFHPFIDYDTVKLVGVEAAGHGLDVYNGHASSLNGGRPGVLHGNRTYLLQDDDGQILEGHSISAGLDYPGIGPEHAYLFDIGRAKYVTTTDEEALAAFALTCKLEGIIPALESSHAIARVGELAKEVGKGGIVVLNLSGRGDKDIATVAKHMGEAGASLLS, from the coding sequence GTGAGCGATCCCGTTCTAAGAAACAGCTACAGCCAGCCGGACGCCCGAGGCCGGTTTGGCCAGTTCGGCGGACTTTATGTCCCCGAAACCCTGATGCCGCTGGTTTTGGAACTGACGCAAGCCTGGCATGACGCCAAGAATGACGAAAGTTTCTGGGCCGAATATCACAGCCTGATGACGCACTTCGTCGGCCGGCCGTCGCCGCTCTATTTCGCCGAGCGCATGACCGAGCATTTTGGCGGCGCCAAGATCTATTTCAAGCGCGAAGAACTGAACCACACCGGCGCGCACAAGATCAACAACTGCATCGGCCAGATTTTGCTGGCAAAGCGCATGGGCCGCACGCGCATCATCGCCGAAACCGGCGCCGGCCAGCATGGCGTCGCCTCGGCCACGGTCTGCGCCCGCTTTGATTTGCCCTGCACCGTCTATATGGGCGCCACGGATGTGGAGCGGCAAAAGCCGAACGTCTTCCGGATGCAGCTTCTGGGCACCACGGTTTCCCCGGTCACCAATGGCCAGGGCACCTTGAAGGACGCCATGAATGAGGCCCTGCGCGACTGGGTGACGAATGTCCACGATACCTATTACATGATCGGCACCGCCGCCGGGATGCATCCCTATCCGGAGATGGTGCGCGAATTCCAGACCGTGATCGGTAAGGAAACCCGCACGCAAATCCTCGAAAGAGAAGGCCGTCTGCCGGATGCCGTGATCGCCTGCGTCGGCGGCGGATCGAATGCCATCGGCATGTTCCATCCCTTCATTGACTACGACACCGTCAAGCTGGTCGGCGTGGAAGCGGCGGGCCACGGCCTCGACGTCTATAACGGCCACGCCTCTTCGCTGAATGGCGGCCGCCCCGGCGTGCTGCACGGCAACCGCACCTATCTGCTCCAGGACGACGACGGCCAGATCCTCGAAGGCCATTCAATCTCGGCCGGCCTCGACTATCCGGGCATCGGGCCGGAACACGCCTACCTCTTCGATATCGGCCGCGCCAAGTACGTGACCACCACTGACGAGGAGGCGCTCGCCGCGTTTGCGCTCACCTGCAAACTGGAAGGCATCATTCCGGCACTGGAATCGTCGCACGCCATCGCGCGTGTCGGCGAACTGGCGAAGGAAGTCGGCAAGGGTGGGATCGTGGTGCTTAATCTCTCCGGCCGCGGCGACAAGGATATCGCCACGGTCGCCAAGCACATGGGTGAAGCGGGAGCGAGTCTGTTGTCATGA